In Musa acuminata AAA Group cultivar baxijiao chromosome BXJ3-9, Cavendish_Baxijiao_AAA, whole genome shotgun sequence, a single genomic region encodes these proteins:
- the LOC135648382 gene encoding uncharacterized protein LOC135648382 gives MALPGLTLRSLFASFQHHPTTAAATNGASLSPSPSLPSPSHLQPSIRFKPKSNFCSAGRLRSSSSALPAALAQSTKPIKLTYLEGNSWLWELGGVNILVDPILVGNLDFGQPWLFDGAKKILKNFKLQDLPDLDCLLITQSLDDHCHVKTLTPLSKMLPGLPVISTPNAEAILSKLFKNVTYLEPGQSIDVEVKDRGMVNVCATAGPILGPPWQRPENGYIVESGQSHLTVYYEPHCVYNHSFLQNYQADIVITPVIKQMLPAFTLVSGQEDAVQLAKLLKAKYIVPMKNGDLDTKGIITSILYDVGTTESFKELLSRELPNVRVLEPTPGIPLEIPVASVVS, from the exons ATGGCGCTCCCCGGCCTGACCCTCCGCTCCTTGTTTGCCTCCTTCCAACATCACCCCACCACGGCCGCCGCCACCAACGGAGCTTCCCTCTCCCCTTCTCCATCTCTTCCATCCCCTTCCCATCTCCAACCGTCCATCCGTTTCAAGCCTAAAAGTAATTTCTGTTCCGCTGGAAGACTCAGGTCGTCCTCTTCAGCACTCCCTGCCGCGCTCGCACAAAGTACCAAACCCATCAAACTCACGTATCTGgag GGCAACAGCTGGTTGTGGGAGTTGGGCGGGGTCAACATCTTGGTGGACCCGATTCTCGTGGGCAACTTGGACTTCGGTCAACCTTGGCTTTTTGATGGAGCTAAGAAGATCCTGAAGAACTTTAAG CTGCAGGACCTTCCCGACCTTGATTGCTTGCTGATCACGCAGAGCCTGGACGACCACTGCCATGTCAAGACCCTGACACCCCTCTCGAAGATGCTTCCTGGCTTGCCCGTCATCTCCACTCCTAATGCAGAGGCCATCCTGAGCAAGCTATTTAAGAAT GTTACATATTTAGAACCTGGTCAAAGCATTGATGTGGAAGTGAAAGATAGAGGTATGGTCAATGTCTGTGCAACTGCAGGTCCAATATTAGGGCCTCCTTGGCAGAGACCGGAAAACGG GTACATAGTTGAATCTGGCCAAAGTCATTTAACTGTATACTATGAGCCGCACTGTGTATACAACCATTCCTTTCTACAAAATTACCAGGCTGATATAGTCATCACACCAGTCATCAAACAAATGCTTCCTGCTTTCACTTTGGTCTCAGGACAAGAAGATGCAGTGCAGCTTGCTAAGTTGTTGAAAGCCAA GTACATTGTTCCAATGAAAAATGGTGATCTGGATACTAAAGGAATTATCACAAGTATACTCTATGATGTGGGTACAACAGAATCTTTCAAG GAATTGCTGTCAAGGGAGCTACCAAATGTCCGAGTGTTGGAGCCTACCCCCGGTATCCCTCTCGAGATACCTGTGGCTTCGGTTGTCTCATAG
- the LOC103996581 gene encoding putative metallophosphoesterase At3g03305 — protein MASPISSAIFFFFFCLSFSFAFALSWSSSIEVESKVVGGEGAEPVARESFPIDGDVAWVVQVSDLHLSSYHPDRADDLVRLLAPALRAIRPSLLLITGDITDAKNKRRTSTRQDISEWIQYSNSMEAIVKYSGIDKRRIFDIRGNHDKYGVPYVGHELDFFSTYSVSSQLRRPSTVQSISLVGDDRKYIFIGIDDTLSIGIRGPSNLFGHPTEKRMAVVESELQYWDVYPSDSVTKILFGHFPMSFTASSEKGQRYESLFARQSVSSYICGHLHGNFSRQLWRLHPSKLSSDVLVPRKAKGFWEWELGDWKESRLIRILSIDGGVVSFHDIELLRKHDVRDEFQTTIVITYPADSRNMNNMEQNNQSFRNDINALVFSTQQIINVTAKVFDSFREYKIMEEVPLQLISAVDKPLFHGKWNAESYRSASATRYLLQVSVVDSQGKETKSNLRPFSVEGKLAHYASTWLAYLVFQVEWQSLYMVLLWSNFSFLVVFLCLPKVLNYLMERNASYQKWATSHVISSPIKRRKSLFVLFWFLMEGSRNRILWFSMVMYLLCLLKLPWFWGYATSENENIAAMYLSGWRVQSPDSHAILDKLGNPDLMVITLPFMYLVVTPMFILIYSLFAERSSFYLQFCRKLRHQNGSVASNIELEQVTQFVPSNLMRGISTSSTCKFCQGWTRGSLLLGCLIITLVHFKICLALMLAYGVGPVSLSPALSWAPPLFLVATMYSTSANMNTEQR, from the exons ATGGCGTCTCCGATCTCCTCcgcaatcttcttcttcttcttctgcttgtcCTTCTCCTTCGCCTTTGCTCTCTCATGGTCATCCTCAATCGAGGTGGAGAGCAAGGTTGTCGGAGGGGAGGGGGCAGAACCGGTGGCGAGGGAGTCGTTTCCAATCGACGGCGACGTCGCCTGGGTCGTCCAAGTTTCCGACCTCCACCTTAGCTCCTACCATCCCGACCGCGCCGACGACCTCGTTCGCCTCCTCGCCCCAGCTCTTCGCGCCATCCGGCCCTCGCTCCTCCTCATCACCGGCGACATCACTG ATGCCAAAAACAAAAGACGAACAAGCACGAGGCAAGATATATCAGAATGGATCCAATACAGTAACAGCATGGAAGCAATTGTCAAATATAGTGGCATAGACAAGAGAAGAATATTTGATATAAGAGGCAATCATGACAAATATGGAGTTCCATATGTTGGTCACGAATTGGATTTTTTCTCAACTTACAGTGTTAGTTCGCAGCTAAGAAGGCCGAGTACTGTTCAGAGTATCTCTCTTGTG GGTGATGATAGAAAGTACATCTTCATTGGTATAGATGACACACTTAGCATTGGAATTCGTGGTCCATCAAATTTATTTGGTCATCCAACTGAGAAGAGAATGGCTGTTGTGGAGTCTGAACTGCAATATTGGGATGTTTATCCCAGTGATTCAGTAACAAAAATATTATTTGGGCACTTTCCAATGTCTTTTACAGCTTCATCTGAAAAAGGACAGCGTTATGAAAGTTTATTTGCAAGGCAATCAGTTTCCTCGTACATTTGTGGCCACCTGCATGGAAATTTCAGCAGACAACTTTGGAGACTCCATCCGTCAAAATTGTCATCTGATGTTTTAGTTCCAAGAAAGGCTAAAGGCTTTTGGGAATGGGAACTTGGAGATTGGAAAGAGTCCAGATTGATCAGAATTTTGTCCATTGATGGAGGGGTGGTCTCTTTCCATGATATCGAGCTTCTGAGAAAACATGATGTCCGGGATGAATTCCAAACAACTATTGTCATAACATATCCTGCTGACTCAAGAAACATGAACAATATGGAGCAAAATAATCAGTCTTTTAGGAATGATATCAATGCTCTTGTCTTTTCTACTCAGCAAATAATTAATGTGACTGCTAAGGTTTTTGACTCATTCAGGGAGTACAAAATAATGGAAGAAGTGCCGCTGCAGCTTATTAGTGCAGTTGACAAGCCCCTCTTTCATGGAAAATGGAACGCTGAAAGTTATCGGAGCGCATCAGCAACACGTTACCTTTTGCAGGTGTCTGTGGTGGACTCTCAGGGCAAGGAGACTAAAAGCAATCTCCGACCATTTTCTGTCGAAGGTAAACTGGCACATTATGCAAGTACTTGGCTGGCTTATTTGGTTTTCCAAGTTGAGTGGCAGAGTCTATATATGGTTCTTTTGTGGAGCAACTTCTCCTTTCTTGTTGTATTTTTGTGCCTTCCAAAAGTACTAAATTACCTTATGGAGAGAAATGCATCATATCAGAAGTGGGCTACGTCTCACGTCATTTCCTCGCCTATCAAGCGGAGGAAGAGCCTATTTGTGTTATTTTGGTTCTTGATGGAGGGTTCAAGGAATAGAATTTTGTGGTTTTCCATGGTGATGTATCTTCTTTGCCTGCTCAAGTTACCATGGTTCTGGGGTTATGCAACATCCGAGAATGAGAACATTGCTGCTATGTATTTATCTGGCTGGAGGGTGCAGTCTCCGGATAGTCATGCAATTTTAGACAAGCTGGGCAACCCTGATCTGATGGTTATCACATTGCCTTTCATGTATTTGGTGGTCACACCTATGTTTATTCTCATTTATAGTCTCTTTGCAGAAAGATCATCATTTTATTTACAGTTCTGTAGGAAACTGAGGCACCAGAATGGGTCAGTGGCTTCTAATATTGAATTAGAACAGGTGACTCAATTTGTTCCATCGAATTTGATGAGGGGCATAAGCACATCTTCAACATGCAAGTTTTGTCAGGGTTGGACCAGAGGGTCTCTTCTGTTGGGGTGTTTAATCATTACTCTTGTTCATTTCAAG ATATGTTTGGCCCTCATGCTTGCTTATGGAGTAGGACCTGTTTCCTTATCACCTGCCTTGTCATGGGCACCACCTTTATTTTTGGTGGCAACCATGTATTCTACGAGTGCCAACATGAATACCGAACAAAGATGA
- the LOC135648383 gene encoding 18.1 kDa class I heat shock protein-like, whose amino-acid sequence MSIVRRSNNFDPFSLDVWDPFQGFPFDSFRSLSETRPSFVSDASAFANTRIDWKETPEAHIFKADLPGAKKEEVKVEVEEGRVLQISGERSKEKEEKSDKWHRVERSSGKFLRRFRLPENAKVDQVKASMENGVLTVTVPKEEAKKKPEMKSIEISG is encoded by the coding sequence ATGTCGATCGTGAGGCGGAGCAACAACTTCGACCCCTTCTCCCTCGACGTCTGGGACCCATTCCAGGGTTTCCCCTTTGATTCCTTCCGTTCACTCTCAGAGACGCGCCCCAGCTTCGTGAGCGACGCATCCGCCTTCGCTAACACACGCATCGACTGGAAGGAGACGCCTGAGGCTCACATCTTCAAGGCCGACCTGCCGGGGGCGAAGAAGGAGGAGGtgaaggtggaggtggaggaaggCAGGGTTCTCCAGATCAGCGGCGAGCGGAGCaaggagaaggaggagaagagcGACAAGTGGCATCGCGTGGAGCGGAGCAGCGGCAAGTTCCTGAGGAGATTCAGGTTGCCTGAGAATGCCAAGGTGGATCAGGTGAAGGCGTCCATGGAGAACGGTGTCCTGACCGTGACGGTGCCCAAGGAGGAGGCGAAGAAGAAGCCGGAGATGAAGTCCATCGAGATCTCGGGCTGA